A DNA window from Buttiauxella agrestis contains the following coding sequences:
- a CDS encoding F0F1 ATP synthase subunit epsilon — protein sequence MAMTYHLDVVSAESQMFSGLVEKIQVTGSEGELGIFPGHAPLLTAIKPGMIRIVKQHGHEEYIYLSGGVLEVQPGTVTVLADTAIRGQDLDEARALEAKRKAEERIHSSHGDVDYAQASAELAKAIAKLRVIELTRKAM from the coding sequence ATGGCAATGACTTATCACCTGGACGTCGTCAGCGCGGAGAGCCAAATGTTCTCCGGTCTGGTCGAGAAGATCCAGGTAACGGGTAGCGAAGGTGAGCTGGGTATTTTCCCTGGCCACGCCCCGCTGCTCACCGCCATTAAGCCTGGTATGATCCGCATCGTTAAACAGCACGGACATGAAGAGTATATCTACCTGTCCGGTGGTGTGTTGGAAGTGCAGCCTGGCACGGTAACCGTGCTGGCCGATACCGCAATTCGCGGCCAGGATCTCGACGAAGCTCGGGCCCTGGAAGCGAAGCGTAAAGCGGAAGAGCGCATCCACAGCTCCCACGGTGATGTGGACTACGCTCAGGCTTCTGCTGAACTGGCTAAAGCGAT